In Phenylobacterium koreense, one DNA window encodes the following:
- a CDS encoding NAD-glutamate dehydrogenase — protein MSKRPKLTTAQRGLVTAFMALAGETPAAHDFVSQAAWDVAPDELPEISAKALAAVLADFWAWTETRKGAEPVIRLAPVDGAANLERLEILQDDAPFLVDSVMGEIAEQGLSVRALFHPVVEVARDARGARRADGDTRRESMIQVILERVGSDREDTLIAGLKIALADVRAAVDDFPAMLALMARTIDELESAPATPGREEELEFLRWLRDEHFVYLGARVYEYPRLKDGGYAKEEPLYQPQDGLGVLRDPARTVLRRSSEPALLTAQVAANIAADPVTVAKSNLRSKVHRRGYMDYVGVKRYGADGKPSGEVRFVGLFTSEAYDEPAHGVPLIRAKVARVLDRAGKAPSAHNEKRLRNILETYPRDELFQASEDDLLAASLGILHLYDRPRVRLFERRDPFDRFASVLLFVPRDRYDSDLRVRAGEMLAEAYEGHVSAYYPAFPDSALARVHFIIGVQPGHHAEPNLKELEARIAAASRTWADRFAAAVRASGRASAEVADMVGRYGEAFTAGYRERYDAVEALADIAIIESLTPDEPVRIRAFRRAADSRTQLRFKLYRPGSPAPLADVLPILENMGLKAMVENGHPVMPAGGRRVWVHEFELDDPNGEHLVFEDVKTAFEDAFTAVWAGATENDGFNRMVLELSISWREAALIRALARYRQQSGLDPSQRVQETALSNYPDVARLILDLFRAKFDPAAGGDLAQRADKAAALMDEIIQALQHVDSLDDDRVLRRLAQLVGAIKRTNYYQRGEDGRPKPYISFKVASGELADLPLPKPYREIFVWATHIEGIHLRFGPVARGGLRWSDRRDDFRTEVLGLVKAQQTKNAVIVPVGSKGGFYPKQLPKGAAPDVARAEAIRAYTTFLQGLLDVTDNLDPEGKVVHPQDVIIHDGDDPYLVVAADKGTATFSDIANDVAESYGFWLGDAFASGGSAGYDHKEMGITARGAWEAVKRHFRELGKDIQSEPFTVVGVGDMSGDVFGNGMLLSQQTRLLAAFDHRHIFLDPNPDAARAFAERHRMFELPRSSWDDYDRKAISKGGGVFSRALKSIPLSREVKAMLGVEADSLSPAELMTAILKAPAELLYLGGIGTYVKGQRENHTDVGDKANDSVRINGADLRVKVVGEGANLGLTQAGRIEFALAGGRVETDAIDNSAGVDSSDHEVNIKILTGMLERTGVLDRTRRDKLLKSMTEDVATHVLAHNYDQTLALSLMDLDAAGELEPHARYMAHLESRGQLDRAVEGLPDANALAERGQAGKGLTRPEEAVLLAYGKLELKGDMAHSPVADDPYFEDLLEGYFPKPLRKYDEALRRHRLRRDIIATVVANDAINRCGPSFPTRLMAAASCDVTAFVTAYEAAKAVLGLVPLWDQVSALDGKAPAAGQMALYRRLAYTLRGETFWLARRAARGGQGVEALVKRYGPGAATLKKLIPDILSPVERQALEAQVSRLTTAGAPEALARQVANLQPLTVAVDLVDLADASAWPLADAARLYQQVGRTFAFDRLRAAAGGFTAGDSFERTAVRRLIEDLLAEQASVTRGVMTLADGREAGKTEEVALAAIDSWAARRRDVADAARKAVEEIEAAGGAWSFAKLTIANAALRELANVEAK, from the coding sequence ATGAGCAAGCGACCCAAGCTGACCACGGCCCAGCGCGGCTTGGTCACCGCCTTTATGGCGCTCGCAGGCGAGACGCCCGCGGCCCACGACTTCGTCTCCCAGGCCGCCTGGGACGTAGCTCCCGACGAGCTTCCCGAGATCAGCGCCAAGGCCCTGGCGGCTGTCCTCGCCGACTTCTGGGCCTGGACCGAGACGCGCAAGGGCGCCGAGCCGGTGATCCGCCTCGCGCCGGTCGACGGCGCCGCCAATCTCGAGCGTCTCGAAATCCTGCAGGACGATGCGCCGTTTCTGGTCGACAGCGTGATGGGCGAAATCGCCGAGCAGGGCCTCTCCGTCCGCGCCTTGTTCCACCCGGTCGTCGAGGTGGCCCGGGACGCCAGGGGCGCCCGCCGGGCCGACGGCGACACCCGCCGCGAGTCCATGATCCAGGTGATCCTGGAGCGGGTGGGCTCCGACCGCGAGGACACCCTGATCGCCGGTCTCAAGATCGCCCTCGCCGACGTCCGGGCCGCGGTCGACGACTTCCCCGCCATGCTGGCCCTGATGGCTCGGACCATCGACGAACTCGAATCCGCCCCCGCAACCCCCGGCCGCGAAGAGGAGCTCGAATTCCTCCGCTGGCTGCGCGACGAGCACTTCGTCTATCTTGGCGCCCGGGTCTACGAGTACCCCCGCCTCAAGGACGGCGGCTACGCCAAGGAAGAACCGCTCTACCAGCCGCAGGACGGTCTCGGCGTGCTGCGTGATCCGGCCCGCACCGTGCTGCGCCGTTCCTCCGAGCCGGCCCTGCTGACCGCCCAGGTCGCCGCCAACATAGCCGCCGACCCGGTCACCGTGGCCAAGTCGAACCTGCGCTCGAAGGTCCATCGTCGCGGCTACATGGACTATGTCGGGGTCAAGCGTTACGGCGCCGACGGCAAGCCCTCCGGCGAAGTCCGCTTCGTCGGCCTCTTCACCTCCGAAGCCTATGACGAGCCCGCCCACGGCGTGCCGCTTATCCGCGCCAAGGTCGCCCGGGTCCTCGACCGCGCCGGCAAGGCCCCCAGCGCCCACAACGAAAAGCGCCTGCGCAACATCCTGGAGACCTATCCCCGGGACGAGCTTTTCCAGGCTTCGGAAGACGACCTGCTGGCCGCCTCGCTCGGCATCCTGCACCTCTACGACCGGCCGCGCGTGCGGCTGTTCGAGCGGCGCGACCCCTTCGACCGGTTCGCCTCGGTCCTGCTGTTCGTTCCCCGCGACCGCTACGATTCCGACCTGCGCGTCCGCGCCGGCGAAATGTTGGCCGAAGCCTATGAGGGCCACGTCTCCGCCTACTACCCTGCCTTCCCGGACAGCGCGCTCGCCCGGGTGCACTTCATCATCGGCGTCCAGCCGGGCCACCATGCCGAGCCGAACCTGAAAGAGCTCGAAGCCCGGATCGCCGCAGCCTCCCGCACCTGGGCCGACCGCTTCGCCGCCGCCGTCCGGGCCTCGGGCCGGGCCAGCGCCGAGGTCGCCGACATGGTCGGCCGCTACGGCGAGGCCTTCACCGCCGGCTATCGCGAACGCTACGACGCCGTCGAGGCTCTGGCCGACATCGCCATCATCGAGAGCCTGACCCCTGACGAGCCGGTCCGCATCCGCGCCTTCCGCCGCGCCGCCGACTCCAGGACCCAGCTCCGCTTCAAGCTCTATCGCCCGGGGTCCCCGGCCCCCCTCGCCGACGTGCTGCCGATCCTGGAGAACATGGGCCTCAAGGCCATGGTCGAGAACGGCCATCCGGTCATGCCGGCCGGCGGCCGGCGCGTGTGGGTCCACGAGTTCGAGCTCGACGACCCGAACGGTGAGCATCTCGTCTTCGAGGACGTGAAGACGGCCTTCGAGGACGCCTTCACCGCCGTCTGGGCCGGCGCCACCGAGAACGACGGCTTCAACCGCATGGTGCTGGAGCTCTCGATCTCCTGGCGCGAGGCCGCCCTGATCCGCGCCCTGGCCCGTTACCGCCAGCAGTCGGGGCTCGATCCCAGCCAGCGGGTGCAGGAAACCGCCCTTTCCAACTATCCGGACGTGGCGCGCCTGATCCTCGACCTCTTCCGCGCCAAGTTCGATCCGGCCGCCGGAGGAGACCTCGCCCAGCGCGCCGACAAGGCCGCGGCGCTGATGGACGAAATCATCCAGGCCCTGCAGCATGTGGACAGCCTGGACGACGACCGGGTGCTGCGCCGCCTGGCCCAACTTGTCGGCGCCATCAAGCGCACCAACTACTACCAGCGCGGCGAGGACGGCCGCCCCAAGCCCTATATCAGCTTCAAGGTCGCCTCCGGCGAGCTGGCCGATCTGCCGCTCCCCAAGCCCTATCGCGAGATCTTCGTCTGGGCGACGCACATCGAGGGGATCCACCTGCGCTTCGGCCCTGTCGCCCGCGGCGGCCTGCGCTGGTCCGATCGCCGCGACGACTTCCGCACCGAGGTGCTCGGCCTGGTGAAGGCCCAGCAGACCAAGAATGCGGTTATCGTCCCAGTCGGCTCCAAGGGCGGCTTCTATCCCAAGCAGCTTCCGAAGGGCGCAGCGCCGGACGTCGCCCGCGCCGAGGCGATCCGCGCCTATACGACCTTTCTCCAGGGTTTGCTGGACGTCACCGACAACCTCGACCCCGAAGGCAAGGTCGTCCATCCGCAGGACGTGATCATCCATGACGGCGACGATCCCTATCTGGTCGTCGCGGCCGACAAGGGCACCGCCACCTTCTCCGACATCGCCAACGACGTGGCAGAATCCTACGGCTTCTGGCTGGGCGACGCCTTCGCCTCCGGCGGCTCGGCTGGCTACGACCACAAGGAGATGGGCATCACCGCCCGGGGCGCCTGGGAAGCGGTCAAGCGCCACTTCCGCGAGCTGGGCAAGGACATCCAGTCCGAACCCTTCACCGTGGTCGGCGTGGGCGACATGTCGGGCGACGTCTTCGGCAACGGCATGCTGCTGTCGCAGCAGACCCGCCTGCTGGCCGCCTTCGACCATAGGCACATCTTCCTCGACCCGAACCCCGACGCCGCCCGCGCCTTCGCCGAGCGCCATCGGATGTTCGAACTGCCGCGCTCCTCGTGGGACGACTATGACCGCAAGGCCATCTCCAAGGGCGGCGGCGTCTTCTCCCGCGCCCTGAAGTCGATCCCGCTCAGCCGCGAGGTCAAGGCGATGCTGGGCGTCGAGGCCGACAGCCTCTCCCCGGCCGAGCTGATGACCGCCATCCTCAAGGCGCCGGCCGAGCTGCTCTATCTCGGCGGCATCGGCACCTATGTGAAGGGTCAGCGCGAAAACCATACGGATGTCGGCGACAAGGCCAACGACTCCGTGCGCATCAACGGCGCCGACCTGCGGGTCAAGGTGGTCGGCGAAGGCGCCAATCTCGGCCTTACCCAGGCCGGCCGCATCGAGTTCGCCCTGGCCGGCGGGCGGGTGGAGACGGACGCCATCGACAACTCCGCCGGCGTCGACTCCTCCGACCACGAGGTGAACATCAAGATCCTCACCGGCATGCTGGAACGCACCGGCGTGCTCGATCGGACCAGGCGCGACAAGCTGCTGAAGTCGATGACCGAAGATGTGGCCACCCACGTCCTGGCCCACAACTACGATCAGACCCTGGCCCTCTCGCTGATGGACCTGGATGCGGCCGGCGAGCTTGAGCCGCACGCTCGCTACATGGCTCATCTGGAAAGCCGAGGGCAGCTCGACCGCGCGGTCGAGGGTCTGCCCGACGCCAATGCCCTGGCCGAACGCGGCCAGGCCGGCAAGGGCCTGACCCGTCCGGAAGAGGCTGTGCTCCTGGCCTATGGCAAGCTGGAGCTGAAAGGCGACATGGCCCACAGCCCCGTCGCCGATGACCCTTACTTCGAAGACCTGCTGGAGGGCTACTTCCCCAAGCCCCTGCGCAAGTACGACGAGGCCCTGCGCCGTCACCGCCTGCGGCGCGACATCATCGCCACCGTGGTCGCCAATGACGCCATCAACCGCTGCGGGCCCTCTTTCCCGACCCGGCTGATGGCCGCCGCCTCCTGTGACGTCACCGCCTTCGTCACCGCCTATGAAGCGGCCAAGGCGGTGCTCGGTCTCGTTCCCCTGTGGGATCAGGTCTCGGCGCTGGACGGCAAGGCGCCCGCCGCCGGCCAGATGGCGCTTTATCGGCGCCTAGCCTACACCCTGCGCGGCGAGACCTTCTGGCTCGCCCGCCGGGCGGCGCGTGGCGGCCAGGGCGTCGAGGCGTTGGTCAAGCGTTATGGCCCCGGCGCAGCCACGCTCAAGAAGCTGATCCCGGACATCCTCTCCCCAGTGGAGCGACAGGCCCTGGAAGCCCAGGTCAGCCGCCTGACCACCGCCGGCGCGCCGGAGGCTCTGGCTCGCCAGGTCGCCAACCTGCAGCCGCTGACGGTGGCCGTGGACCTGGTCGATCTGGCGGACGCCTCGGCCTGGCCGCTGGCCGACGCCGCGCGCCTCTACCAGCAGGTCGGCCGGACCTTCGCCTTCGACCGCCTCCGCGCGGCCGCCGGCGGCTTCACCGCCGGAGACTCCTTCGAGCGCACCGCCGTCCGTCGGCTGATCGAGGACCTGCTCGCCGAGCAAGCCTCCGTCACCCGCGGCGTCATGACGCTCGCCGACGGCCGCGAAGCCGGCAAGACCGAGGAAGTCGCCCTGGCCGCCATCGATTCCTGGGCGGCCCGGCGCCGGGACGTCGCCGACGCCGCACGCAAGGCCGTGGAGGAGATCGAAGCGGCTGGCGGCGCCTGGTCCTTCGCCAAGCTCACCATCGCCAACGCCGCCCTGCGCGAACTGGCGAACGTCGAGGCGAAGTAG
- the purH gene encoding bifunctional phosphoribosylaminoimidazolecarboxamide formyltransferase/IMP cyclohydrolase, whose product MPAAPNFPPAPDRVAPKRALISVSDKTGLIEAAKTLAEAGVELVSTGGTRAAIEAAGLPVKDVSDLTGFPEMMDGRVKTLHPIVHGGLLGVRDAAEHAKAMADHGIGAIDIVYVNLYPFEATVAKGGSFEDCVENIDIGGPAMVRSAAKNHGYVAICTELADLEEVLAQLKEGAGTTLALRKTLAARAYARTAAYDAAISSWFAAQLGEEAPRRRAFAGELVQTMRYGENPHQKASFYRFANPRTGVATAKQLQGKELSYNNVADTDAAYELIAEFDPAVAPACAIIKHANPCGLATGGSLLEAYERALACDPTSAFGGIVALNTGLDAATAAKVLEIFTEVVIAPDADEEAVALFRKKKNVRLLTTGGLPDPYAPGDTFRSVAGGFLVQSRDTARLTPADLKVVTKRPPTDEEVRDMLFAFTIAKHVKSNAIVYARGGQTLGVGAGQMNRKDSARIAALRAADFGLDLKGSACASEAFFPFPDGLLQAADAGCTAVIQPGGSIGDDKVIEAADERGIAMVFTGVRVFRH is encoded by the coding sequence GTGCCCGCCGCCCCGAACTTCCCGCCTGCTCCCGATCGCGTCGCGCCCAAGCGCGCCCTGATCTCGGTGTCCGACAAGACCGGCCTGATCGAGGCGGCCAAGACGCTGGCCGAGGCCGGCGTCGAGCTGGTGTCCACCGGCGGCACGCGCGCGGCGATCGAGGCCGCCGGCCTGCCCGTCAAGGACGTCTCCGACCTGACTGGCTTCCCCGAGATGATGGATGGGCGGGTGAAGACCCTACACCCGATCGTGCACGGCGGCTTGCTGGGTGTTCGTGACGCGGCCGAGCACGCCAAGGCCATGGCCGACCACGGCATCGGCGCGATCGATATCGTCTATGTGAACCTCTATCCGTTCGAGGCGACTGTGGCGAAGGGCGGATCGTTCGAGGACTGCGTCGAGAATATCGACATCGGCGGACCGGCCATGGTGCGTTCGGCGGCCAAGAACCACGGCTACGTCGCCATCTGCACCGAGCTGGCCGACCTGGAAGAGGTTCTGGCGCAACTCAAGGAAGGCGCCGGCACGACCCTGGCCCTCCGCAAGACGCTGGCGGCCCGCGCCTATGCCCGCACCGCCGCCTATGACGCGGCCATCTCGTCCTGGTTTGCGGCCCAACTGGGCGAGGAGGCGCCGCGCCGCCGCGCCTTCGCCGGCGAGTTGGTCCAGACCATGCGCTATGGCGAGAACCCGCACCAGAAGGCCTCATTCTACCGTTTCGCCAACCCGCGGACTGGCGTGGCCACCGCCAAGCAGCTCCAGGGCAAGGAGCTCAGCTACAATAACGTCGCCGACACCGACGCGGCCTATGAGCTGATCGCCGAGTTCGACCCGGCCGTGGCCCCGGCCTGCGCCATCATCAAGCACGCCAACCCCTGCGGCCTGGCGACCGGCGGCTCGCTGCTGGAGGCCTATGAGCGGGCCCTGGCCTGCGACCCGACCAGCGCCTTCGGCGGCATCGTCGCCTTGAACACCGGGCTGGACGCGGCCACCGCGGCCAAGGTTCTGGAGATCTTCACCGAGGTGGTGATCGCCCCTGACGCCGACGAAGAGGCGGTGGCCCTGTTCCGCAAGAAGAAGAACGTGCGCCTGCTGACCACCGGCGGCCTGCCCGATCCTTATGCGCCGGGCGACACCTTCCGCTCGGTGGCGGGCGGTTTCCTGGTGCAGAGCCGCGACACCGCGCGCCTGACGCCGGCGGACCTCAAGGTGGTGACCAAGCGGCCGCCGACCGACGAGGAAGTGCGCGACATGCTGTTCGCCTTCACCATCGCCAAGCACGTGAAGTCGAACGCGATCGTCTACGCCCGAGGCGGCCAGACCCTGGGCGTCGGCGCCGGCCAGATGAACCGCAAGGACTCCGCCCGGATCGCGGCCCTGCGCGCGGCTGACTTCGGGCTCGACCTGAAGGGTTCGGCCTGCGCCTCCGAAGCCTTCTTCCCGTTCCCTGACGGCCTGCTGCAGGCGGCCGACGCCGGCTGCACCGCGGTGATCCAGCCTGGCGGCTCGATCGGCGACGACAAGGTGATCGAGGCAGCCGACGAGCGCGGCATCGCCATGGTCTTCACCGGCGTGCGGGTGTTCCGGCACTAG
- a CDS encoding heparinase II/III family protein has protein sequence MAGATPAISNSPGGLWGLALFKGAYGQVRRDWAGSPLHRWLLARPTPEGLAIAARDFRPASPEAGRQILAGRFLFSGAVMEAGIRGDPWDRPSPSHGFAIGLHGFDWMRDLLVLGEEGAAEALRLTLGWRELFGRWNAFSWSPPVLERRVFELACGAKTICAQASDMEASVIVSDLARQARHLVGVADGPVRAAERACVAALAGTALSGEAGEKLLALGLAKLEQALPVTVQPDGGHAKRCPRSALELLFDLRALDEALVQRGQGAPESLLRAIDRLSGAVRFFTLADGALPELQGGEAGTKAYVAAAGAAESGSPPPASRNGYQRLDGRSLQVFVDAAPPASGAWSINACAQPLAVELLADGRRLIAASAWSPEAAGPQALRLVDASSTLSIADAACGEPLRGFRAATLGPRLVGAYETVEVRRQEAEGALLVELSHDGWVRRFGMKHERRLYLDIAADELRGEDALVPVDPQGQGEEGRRFIPFKIRFQVHPDVSASLARDGKSVLLRAAEDDHGWWLRNDAQSADIETSVYFQDGKARRAQQVVLRGQARAESGARVRWKLTSAAPGKG, from the coding sequence GTGGCCGGCGCCACACCGGCGATCTCCAACTCTCCGGGCGGGCTGTGGGGCCTGGCCCTCTTCAAGGGTGCGTACGGCCAGGTCCGGCGCGACTGGGCCGGCTCGCCCCTGCACCGCTGGCTGCTGGCGAGGCCCACGCCTGAGGGCCTGGCGATCGCGGCCAGGGACTTCCGGCCGGCCAGCCCCGAGGCGGGGCGGCAGATCCTGGCCGGACGTTTCCTGTTCTCGGGCGCGGTCATGGAGGCCGGGATCCGCGGCGATCCCTGGGACCGGCCGAGTCCCAGCCACGGCTTCGCCATCGGCCTGCACGGCTTCGACTGGATGCGCGACCTGCTCGTGCTGGGCGAGGAAGGCGCGGCAGAGGCTCTGCGCCTGACCTTGGGCTGGCGTGAGCTGTTCGGACGGTGGAACGCCTTTTCCTGGAGCCCGCCGGTGCTGGAGCGGCGGGTGTTCGAGCTGGCCTGCGGCGCCAAGACGATCTGCGCCCAGGCCTCCGACATGGAAGCTTCGGTGATCGTCTCCGACCTGGCCCGGCAGGCGCGGCACCTGGTCGGCGTCGCCGACGGGCCGGTGCGGGCGGCCGAGCGGGCCTGCGTCGCGGCCCTCGCCGGGACGGCCCTAAGCGGCGAAGCGGGCGAGAAACTGCTTGCTCTCGGCCTGGCGAAGCTGGAGCAGGCTTTGCCGGTGACGGTCCAGCCGGACGGCGGCCACGCCAAGCGCTGCCCGCGCTCGGCGCTCGAGCTGTTGTTCGATCTGCGCGCACTGGACGAAGCCCTGGTGCAGCGCGGCCAAGGTGCGCCCGAGAGCCTGTTGCGGGCGATCGACCGGCTCTCTGGCGCGGTGCGATTCTTTACCCTGGCGGACGGCGCGCTGCCGGAGCTGCAGGGCGGCGAGGCCGGGACCAAGGCCTATGTCGCCGCCGCGGGGGCCGCCGAGAGCGGATCCCCACCGCCGGCCTCGCGAAACGGATACCAGCGCCTGGACGGGCGCAGCCTGCAGGTCTTCGTGGACGCCGCGCCTCCGGCCAGCGGGGCCTGGAGCATCAATGCCTGCGCCCAGCCTTTGGCCGTGGAGCTGCTGGCGGACGGACGGCGGTTGATCGCGGCCAGCGCCTGGTCGCCGGAGGCGGCCGGTCCGCAGGCCCTGCGCCTGGTGGACGCCTCCTCGACGCTCTCCATCGCCGACGCGGCCTGCGGCGAGCCGCTGCGAGGCTTCCGCGCCGCCACGCTGGGACCGCGGCTGGTGGGCGCCTATGAGACCGTGGAGGTTCGCCGGCAGGAGGCCGAGGGCGCGCTGCTTGTGGAACTTTCTCACGACGGCTGGGTCAGGCGTTTCGGCATGAAGCATGAGCGCCGGCTTTATCTGGACATCGCCGCCGACGAACTGCGCGGCGAGGACGCCCTCGTCCCGGTCGATCCCCAAGGCCAGGGCGAGGAGGGGCGGCGCTTTATCCCCTTCAAGATCCGCTTCCAGGTGCACCCGGACGTCAGCGCCAGCCTGGCGCGCGACGGCAAGAGCGTGCTGCTGCGGGCCGCCGAGGACGACCACGGCTGGTGGCTGCGCAACGACGCCCAATCGGCCGACATCGAGACCAGCGTCTATTTCCAGGATGGCAAGGCCCGCCGGGCGCAGCAGGTGGTGCTGCGCGGCCAGGCGAGGGCCGAGAGCGGGGCCAGGGTGCGTTGGAAGCTGACCAGCGCCGCGCCGGGGAAGGGATAG
- the rpe gene encoding ribulose-phosphate 3-epimerase, whose translation MTSAPIIAPSILASDFARLGEEVAAIEAAGADWVHVDVMDGHFVPNITLGPDIVKALRPHAKIPFDVHLMISPADPYLEAFREAGADIISVHPEAGPHLNRSLKRIRELGAKAGVVFNPSTDPSVIQWMMDEIDLILVMSINPGFGGQKFMHSQLRKIEALRKMIDASGKHIELEVDGGVTPETAPLCVAAGATALVAGTAVFRGGPSKYADNIRALKGG comes from the coding sequence ATGACCTCCGCACCGATCATCGCTCCGTCCATCCTGGCGTCGGACTTCGCGCGCCTGGGCGAGGAGGTCGCCGCCATCGAGGCGGCCGGCGCCGATTGGGTGCACGTGGACGTCATGGACGGCCATTTCGTGCCGAACATCACGCTTGGCCCGGACATCGTGAAGGCCCTGCGCCCGCACGCGAAGATCCCCTTCGACGTGCACCTGATGATCTCGCCGGCCGACCCTTATCTCGAAGCCTTCCGCGAGGCGGGCGCCGACATCATCAGCGTGCATCCGGAGGCGGGCCCGCACCTGAATCGCAGCCTCAAGCGTATCCGCGAACTGGGCGCCAAGGCCGGTGTGGTCTTCAATCCCTCGACCGATCCGAGCGTCATCCAGTGGATGATGGACGAGATCGACCTGATCCTGGTGATGTCGATCAACCCCGGCTTCGGCGGCCAGAAGTTCATGCATTCGCAGCTCCGCAAGATCGAGGCGCTGCGCAAGATGATCGACGCCAGCGGCAAGCACATCGAGCTGGAAGTGGACGGCGGGGTGACGCCGGAGACGGCGCCGCTGTGCGTCGCCGCCGGCGCCACGGCCCTGGTGGCCGGCACGGCGGTGTTCCGCGGCGGGCCTTCGAAGTACGCCGACAACATCCGCGCCCTGAAGGGCGGCTGA
- a CDS encoding RsmB/NOP family class I SAM-dependent RNA methyltransferase: protein MTEDRDIGLPARRAAIDILSAALARRAGLEEALARPAFRNLALRDRGFAMALAMATLRRLGAIERALDSRLAKPPPEAVRNILRIGVTQAFLMDTPAFAAVTTSVDLAASHSSTRAFKGLVNGVLRGLLREPPVLDDPEALCPPWLYARWTAAYGVEAARAMAALIAQEPATDLSLKSAADAAELAQALEAEILPGGALRTARKGEVTGWPAYGEGRWWVQDASAAIPARLLDVRPGESALDLCAAPGGKTLQLAAAGAEVVAVDRSAARLGRARENLERMGLKAEIVAADAGEWDDGRTFDAVLLDAPCSATGTYRRHPDVLWAARPGDVAALAGVQAKLLDSAARRVKPGGRLVYCVCSLEPEEGEAQIAGFLARQPEFELAPVAPGEAGAPEASRLADGTLRLLPHHLAGGQDGFYVARLRRRA, encoded by the coding sequence GTGACCGAAGACCGTGACATCGGCCTGCCCGCGCGCCGGGCCGCCATCGACATCCTTTCCGCAGCTCTCGCCCGCCGCGCCGGGCTGGAGGAGGCCTTGGCGCGACCGGCCTTCCGCAACCTGGCCCTCCGCGACCGGGGGTTTGCGATGGCGCTGGCCATGGCGACGCTGCGCCGGCTGGGTGCGATCGAGCGGGCGCTGGACTCGCGGCTGGCCAAGCCACCGCCCGAGGCCGTGCGCAACATCCTGCGGATCGGGGTGACTCAGGCCTTCCTGATGGACACGCCGGCCTTCGCGGCGGTGACCACCAGTGTCGACTTGGCGGCGAGCCATTCCTCGACCCGGGCCTTCAAGGGTCTGGTGAACGGGGTGCTGCGTGGCCTGCTGCGCGAGCCGCCGGTGCTGGACGACCCGGAGGCGCTGTGCCCGCCCTGGCTCTATGCGCGCTGGACCGCGGCCTATGGCGTCGAAGCGGCCCGGGCGATGGCGGCGCTGATCGCGCAGGAGCCGGCCACCGACCTTTCGCTGAAGTCGGCGGCGGATGCCGCCGAGCTCGCCCAGGCGCTGGAGGCGGAGATCCTTCCTGGCGGCGCCCTGCGCACGGCGCGCAAGGGCGAGGTCACCGGTTGGCCGGCCTATGGCGAGGGCCGTTGGTGGGTGCAAGACGCCAGCGCGGCGATCCCCGCCCGGCTGCTGGACGTAAGGCCGGGCGAGAGCGCACTGGACCTCTGCGCCGCGCCAGGCGGCAAGACGCTGCAGCTCGCCGCGGCCGGGGCCGAGGTCGTGGCGGTGGACCGGTCGGCCGCGCGGCTGGGCCGGGCGCGGGAGAACCTGGAGCGCATGGGCCTCAAGGCCGAGATCGTGGCCGCTGACGCAGGCGAGTGGGACGACGGGCGGACCTTCGACGCCGTGCTGCTGGACGCGCCCTGCAGCGCCACCGGCACCTATCGCCGGCACCCCGACGTGCTGTGGGCGGCGCGGCCGGGCGACGTGGCCGCCTTGGCCGGGGTGCAGGCCAAGCTGCTGGATTCAGCGGCCCGGCGGGTGAAGCCTGGCGGGCGCCTGGTCTATTGCGTCTGCTCGCTGGAGCCGGAGGAGGGCGAGGCCCAGATCGCCGGCTTCCTGGCGCGCCAGCCGGAGTTCGAACTGGCGCCTGTCGCGCCCGGAGAGGCTGGCGCGCCGGAGGCCAGCCGGCTGGCGGACGGGACCCTGCGCCTGCTGCCGCATCATCTGGCGGGCGGGCAGGACGGCTTCTATGTCGCCCGGCTCAGGCGCCGGGCTTAG
- a CDS encoding DUF1674 domain-containing protein yields the protein MPAMSQDLPPHAAPGKELSPAARRALEEAAARRAAEAAEAERLAELGGPKGPEPTRFGDWERKGIAVDF from the coding sequence ATGCCAGCCATGAGCCAAGACCTTCCGCCCCACGCCGCTCCCGGCAAGGAGCTCAGCCCCGCCGCTCGCCGCGCCCTGGAAGAGGCCGCCGCCCGCCGCGCCGCGGAAGCTGCGGAAGCCGAGCGCCTGGCCGAACTCGGCGGCCCCAAAGGCCCCGAGCCCACCCGCTTCGGCGACTGGGAACGCAAGGGTATCGCCGTCGATTTCTAG